The Candidatus Manganitrophus noduliformans genome window below encodes:
- a CDS encoding helicase-related protein, giving the protein MNAGDWVWSDDHGQLCQVIETQALWGETTCRVWLPGRDSVVRIPASKLKSMESAGTGSPDAIAYIAAAARVADALTQDVLLAPIESSVIPLPHQIRALSRAIANDRVRYLLADEVGLGKTIEAGLIMRELKLRGLVKRTLVIAPKGLVSQWVSEMRFHFGETFQLVLPEDIKTLKRIAPASSPENGDKGNHDPEALPANAWQMFSQIVVPMDSVKPLDKRRGWTAAQVGEHNRERFEDLISAGWDLIIIDEAHRLGGSTDQVARFKLGQGLAEAAPYFLLLSATPHQGKTDAFHRLVSLIDAQEFPDIGSVTRERVQPHVIRTEKRRAIDADGKPLFKPRRTQLGPVSWEERHRSQQLLYEAVTEYVREGYNQAMREKRSYIGFLMILMQRLVVSSTSAIRTTLERRLEALAAPQEQLTLFPATTEEEWADLDGQEQIDVLLRTRLKALKNERAEVKLLLEAAARCEQIGPDAKAEALLDWLYRLQSEESDPELKALVFTEFVPTQEMLRRFLTERGFSVVCLNGSMDMEERKRVQEAFAKDTRILISTDAGGEGLNLQFCHVVINYDIPWNPMRLEQRIGRVDRIGQAHAVRAVNFVFEDSVEHRVREVLEQKLAVIFEEFGIDKTGDVLDSAQAGHMFDEMYVEAILNPEKVEDSVESVVARLQEQAREARATASVLGATEDLEPGEAQRLLTHPLPYWVERMTVSYLKAHGGQAERRSQSWNLTWPDGETYENVVFTGKEAERLPAARHLTLEEPKVRGLAMRLPRFAPGQPVPIVSIPGLSAEVQGVWSLWRIAIATMEWNRKRIMPLFLADNGMVYTPTARHVWDQLLAASTQVRSILDAAVSQAAFAKLQNAAEEHGKPIYEVLVQEHRGRIAREREKADYAFAARRKTVERIGLPQVRNYRLNLLSQEERTFREQLDQKAHAYPEMVPLLVIRVEGGGHE; this is encoded by the coding sequence ATGAACGCTGGCGACTGGGTTTGGAGCGATGACCACGGGCAGCTCTGTCAGGTCATCGAGACCCAGGCGCTCTGGGGTGAGACCACCTGCCGTGTCTGGCTGCCCGGGCGTGACTCCGTGGTCCGTATCCCGGCTTCCAAGCTCAAGTCCATGGAAAGCGCTGGCACCGGCTCGCCGGATGCCATCGCCTACATCGCCGCAGCCGCGCGGGTGGCCGACGCCCTGACCCAGGACGTTCTGCTCGCGCCCATCGAGTCCTCCGTCATCCCGCTGCCGCACCAGATCCGTGCTCTATCCCGAGCCATCGCCAACGACCGGGTGCGCTATCTCCTGGCGGACGAGGTCGGCTTGGGCAAGACCATCGAGGCTGGTCTCATCATGCGGGAACTTAAGCTCCGCGGGCTGGTCAAGCGGACGCTGGTCATCGCCCCGAAGGGACTGGTGAGCCAGTGGGTCAGCGAGATGCGCTTCCACTTTGGAGAGACCTTCCAGCTCGTGCTCCCCGAGGACATCAAAACGCTTAAACGGATCGCCCCTGCATCCAGTCCGGAAAACGGGGACAAGGGGAATCATGATCCCGAGGCTCTGCCCGCCAACGCCTGGCAGATGTTCTCCCAGATAGTCGTGCCGATGGATTCGGTCAAGCCCCTGGACAAGCGCCGTGGCTGGACCGCGGCCCAGGTGGGCGAGCACAACCGCGAACGGTTCGAGGACCTGATCTCCGCCGGCTGGGACCTGATCATCATAGACGAAGCGCACAGACTCGGTGGCAGCACCGACCAGGTGGCCCGCTTCAAGCTGGGCCAAGGACTCGCCGAGGCCGCACCGTATTTCCTCCTGCTTTCGGCCACCCCTCACCAGGGCAAGACCGACGCCTTTCATCGGCTGGTTTCCCTGATCGACGCCCAGGAGTTCCCGGACATCGGCAGCGTCACCCGCGAGCGGGTCCAGCCGCATGTCATCCGCACCGAGAAGCGCCGCGCCATCGATGCCGATGGGAAGCCCCTGTTCAAACCCCGGCGCACGCAGCTTGGCCCGGTCTCCTGGGAAGAGCGTCACCGCAGTCAGCAGCTCCTCTATGAGGCGGTCACCGAATACGTCCGCGAAGGATACAACCAGGCCATGCGGGAGAAGCGGAGCTACATCGGCTTTCTGATGATCCTGATGCAGCGTCTGGTGGTCTCCAGCACAAGCGCCATCCGCACCACACTCGAAAGGCGGCTTGAAGCGCTGGCCGCACCCCAGGAGCAACTGACCCTGTTCCCTGCCACGACCGAAGAGGAGTGGGCGGACCTGGACGGCCAGGAGCAGATCGATGTGCTACTACGCACCCGCCTCAAGGCGCTAAAAAACGAGCGCGCCGAGGTCAAGCTGCTCTTGGAGGCCGCGGCCCGTTGCGAGCAGATCGGCCCGGACGCCAAGGCCGAGGCGCTGCTCGACTGGCTCTATCGCCTCCAGTCCGAAGAGAGCGACCCGGAGCTCAAGGCGCTGGTGTTCACCGAGTTCGTGCCCACCCAGGAGATGTTGCGTCGTTTCCTGACTGAGCGCGGATTCTCGGTCGTCTGTCTGAACGGCTCCATGGACATGGAAGAACGCAAGCGGGTCCAGGAGGCATTCGCCAAGGATACCCGCATTCTAATCTCCACCGACGCCGGCGGGGAGGGATTGAACCTCCAGTTTTGCCACGTGGTGATCAACTATGACATCCCCTGGAACCCGATGCGTCTCGAACAGCGGATCGGCCGGGTGGATCGTATCGGCCAGGCCCATGCGGTGCGTGCGGTCAACTTCGTCTTCGAGGACTCGGTCGAGCACCGGGTCCGTGAGGTTCTGGAGCAGAAGCTCGCCGTCATCTTCGAGGAATTCGGCATCGACAAGACCGGCGACGTCCTCGACTCGGCCCAAGCGGGCCACATGTTCGACGAAATGTATGTCGAGGCGATCCTCAACCCCGAAAAGGTGGAGGACTCCGTGGAGAGCGTGGTTGCCCGCCTGCAGGAGCAGGCCCGCGAGGCTCGCGCTACCGCATCCGTGCTCGGCGCGACCGAGGACCTGGAGCCTGGCGAAGCCCAGCGGCTGCTGACCCACCCCTTGCCGTATTGGGTCGAGCGCATGACCGTAAGCTACCTGAAGGCGCATGGCGGCCAGGCCGAGAGGAGAAGCCAGAGCTGGAACCTCACCTGGCCCGACGGCGAAACCTACGAGAATGTGGTCTTCACCGGCAAGGAAGCCGAGAGGCTTCCGGCCGCCCGGCACCTCACCCTGGAAGAGCCGAAGGTCCGCGGACTGGCCATGCGGCTCCCACGTTTCGCGCCGGGCCAGCCGGTCCCCATTGTGTCGATCCCAGGTCTCTCCGCGGAAGTTCAAGGCGTCTGGTCCTTGTGGCGAATCGCGATTGCCACCATGGAGTGGAACCGTAAAAGGATCATGCCTCTCTTCCTGGCCGACAACGGCATGGTCTATACGCCGACCGCCAGACACGTGTGGGACCAGCTCCTCGCGGCAAGCACACAGGTCCGGTCCATTCTTGACGCCGCAGTCTCCCAAGCCGCTTTCGCAAAGCTGCAGAACGCCGCGGAAGAACACGGGAAGCCCATCTACGAAGTGCTCGTGCAAGAGCACCGGGGCCGCATCGCACGCGAGCGCGAGAAAGCCGATTACGCCTTTGCCGCGCGCCGCAAGACTGTCGAACGGATCGGCCTGCCCCAGGTCCGCAACTATCGCCTGAACCTCCTCTCGCAGGAAGAGCGAACCTTCCGGGAACAGCTTGATCAGAAGGCCCATGCCTATCCCGAAATGGTGCCGCTGCTTGTGATTCGGGTGGAGGGCGGTGGCCATGAATAG
- a CDS encoding DNA methyltransferase: MAKNPYDQSIFDMQPAAKSQGPIECLGMAFENNEKRREYFLEKLREKLKDPEFRKIEGFPIGSDEDILALSDPPYYTACPNPFIADFIKRYGKPYDPSKPYSREPFAADVSEGKNDPIYNAHSYHTKVPHKAIMRYILHYTEPGDVVFDGFCGTGMAGVAAQLCGDRRAISSLGYPLTADGSILDQDKQEISRCGERVPVLNDLSPAATLIAAGYNLTTDSKGFAQLAKKLLDKFNGKYGWMYETWDPKTGATCPIDFTIWSEVFSCPHCAGELEFWNLAWDEESGTLADQPICTHCSAEVSKRDLVRRTTTYYDKAVKATRTRQVLRPVEIRYQHQGTKKSKKPDKDDIAALEKIEKLIGSIEYPKELMMFVPEGEEWGDLYRGYHEGISRTHDFHLPRQLVAFSLLWRMADDLPKEEMKRLWRFTLQSVVVSFTRRNRFRKKAYSQVNTNLSGTLYVGSTISEPSPTYVLTGKIKRFGNAIPKGGSAVAITTQSLASVLIPENSVDYVFIDPPFGDNLPYAELNFLWEAWLRVFTNSGQDAVVSGKQRKDLAVYANMMTDCLKQVYRVLKPGRWVTVEFHNSKNAVWTAIQEALGRAGLIIADVSVLDKGMKTKKQMHAKAVDKDLVISAYKPNGGLEKRFQLQAGTEEGVWDFIRTHLRQLPVFIVKGGFGQMIAERQQVLLFDRMVAFHVQRGVSVPLSAGDFYQGLAQRFPERDGMYFLPEQVAEYERKRMTSRELLQLDLFVSDEASAIQWLKQQIVRKPQTFQELQPQFMRETQGGWQKYEKPLELSELLEQNFLRYDGNGEVPSQTHSYLSTNFKELRNLPKDDERLRAKGKDRWYVPDPNKVGDLEKLRERSLLKEFEDYRTSSQKRLKIFRIEAVRAGFKKAWQERDYATIITVARKIPEDVLQEDPKLLMWYDQAMTRTGRE, from the coding sequence ATGGCTAAGAATCCATACGATCAGAGCATCTTCGACATGCAACCTGCCGCCAAGTCGCAGGGTCCTATCGAATGCCTCGGGATGGCGTTTGAGAACAATGAGAAGCGCAGGGAATACTTCCTGGAAAAGCTGCGCGAGAAGCTGAAGGACCCCGAGTTCCGCAAGATCGAGGGATTTCCCATTGGATCGGACGAGGACATCCTGGCGCTGTCCGACCCGCCGTACTACACCGCCTGCCCGAACCCGTTCATCGCCGACTTCATCAAGCGCTACGGCAAGCCCTACGACCCGAGCAAGCCGTACAGCCGTGAGCCGTTTGCCGCAGATGTGAGCGAGGGCAAGAACGACCCGATTTACAACGCCCACTCCTACCACACCAAGGTCCCGCACAAGGCGATCATGCGGTACATCCTCCATTACACCGAGCCGGGGGATGTGGTCTTCGATGGGTTCTGCGGGACCGGGATGGCTGGGGTAGCCGCTCAGTTATGTGGAGACCGAAGGGCAATATCATCCCTTGGTTATCCGCTGACCGCGGATGGAAGCATCTTGGATCAGGACAAGCAGGAGATTTCTCGATGCGGGGAACGAGTCCCTGTCCTAAACGACCTCTCCCCCGCCGCAACATTGATAGCCGCTGGTTACAATCTGACAACTGATTCGAAGGGGTTTGCGCAACTCGCCAAGAAGCTTCTGGACAAATTCAACGGCAAATACGGATGGATGTATGAGACGTGGGACCCCAAGACCGGCGCGACTTGTCCGATTGACTTCACCATCTGGTCGGAAGTCTTTTCCTGCCCCCATTGCGCCGGTGAATTGGAGTTTTGGAACTTGGCTTGGGATGAAGAATCGGGAACGTTAGCCGATCAGCCCATCTGTACGCATTGCTCTGCAGAGGTGTCCAAGCGCGATCTCGTCAGACGCACAACTACCTATTATGACAAGGCGGTAAAGGCTACTCGGACGCGTCAGGTCCTGCGTCCAGTGGAGATCCGATACCAGCACCAAGGAACCAAGAAGAGCAAGAAGCCCGACAAAGACGATATTGCAGCCCTTGAGAAGATAGAAAAACTGATCGGGTCCATCGAATACCCGAAGGAATTGATGATGTTTGTGCCGGAGGGGGAAGAATGGGGCGATCTCTATCGTGGTTATCACGAAGGGATAAGCAGAACGCACGATTTTCATTTGCCGCGCCAGCTCGTCGCCTTCTCTCTGCTCTGGCGAATGGCTGATGATCTGCCCAAAGAAGAGATGAAGCGGCTCTGGCGGTTTACTTTGCAGAGCGTTGTTGTGAGCTTTACGCGTCGGAATCGATTTCGCAAGAAAGCCTATTCACAAGTAAACACTAACCTGAGCGGCACACTCTACGTCGGATCAACAATCAGTGAACCGAGTCCAACCTATGTGTTGACCGGCAAGATCAAGCGATTTGGCAACGCAATTCCAAAGGGTGGATCTGCTGTGGCCATAACCACCCAGTCTCTCGCCTCAGTGCTGATCCCTGAAAACTCAGTTGATTATGTCTTCATCGATCCGCCCTTCGGTGACAACCTGCCTTACGCCGAGTTGAATTTCTTGTGGGAGGCTTGGCTCCGTGTTTTCACGAACTCGGGGCAGGATGCCGTTGTCAGCGGCAAGCAGCGGAAAGACCTGGCCGTCTACGCGAACATGATGACGGACTGCCTGAAACAGGTTTATCGCGTCCTCAAGCCGGGCCGGTGGGTGACGGTTGAGTTTCACAATTCCAAGAACGCCGTTTGGACCGCGATACAGGAGGCTTTGGGACGGGCCGGTTTAATCATCGCCGATGTCAGCGTGCTCGATAAGGGGATGAAGACCAAGAAGCAGATGCACGCCAAGGCGGTCGACAAGGACCTGGTCATCTCCGCCTACAAACCGAACGGCGGTCTCGAAAAGCGATTCCAACTCCAGGCTGGAACCGAAGAGGGAGTGTGGGATTTCATTCGAACTCACCTTCGGCAGCTTCCCGTGTTCATCGTTAAGGGCGGGTTCGGGCAAATGATAGCGGAGCGACAACAAGTTCTGTTGTTCGACCGCATGGTAGCCTTCCACGTTCAGCGCGGAGTCAGCGTACCCCTCTCTGCGGGCGACTTTTACCAGGGACTGGCCCAGCGCTTCCCCGAGCGTGACGGTATGTATTTCCTGCCGGAACAGGTTGCCGAATACGAACGCAAGCGGATGACATCGCGTGAGCTACTGCAGCTCGACCTCTTCGTGTCCGATGAAGCCTCAGCCATCCAATGGCTCAAGCAGCAAATCGTCAGAAAGCCCCAGACCTTCCAGGAACTTCAACCACAGTTCATGCGAGAGACTCAAGGCGGTTGGCAGAAGTACGAAAAGCCGCTGGAGCTTTCCGAGTTGCTTGAGCAGAACTTTCTTCGCTACGACGGTAACGGCGAAGTCCCGAGCCAGACACACAGCTACCTCTCCACGAATTTCAAAGAGCTGCGCAACCTGCCCAAGGACGACGAGCGCCTGCGCGCCAAGGGCAAAGACCGCTGGTACGTGCCCGACCCGAACAAGGTCGGCGACTTGGAGAAGCTACGCGAGAGGTCCCTGCTCAAGGAATTCGAAGACTACCGAACCTCAAGCCAGAAGCGCCTGAAGATTTTCCGCATTGAGGCAGTCCGCGCCGGTTTTAAGAAGGCGTGGCAGGAGCGCGACTATGCCACCATCATCACCGTGGCCCGCAAGATTCCCGAGGACGTCCTGCAGGAGGACCCGAAACTCCTCATGTGGTACGACCAGGCGATGACGAGAACAGGAAGGGAATAG
- the pglZ gene encoding BREX-3 system phosphatase PglZ has product MNSWRDQILKEFTPKVALLTLVADPDGLLLEERILEGIRERGFDLIPFEDHVAFRYAYESKFRARWDRGEQTDLVVVLRSPSNDLAALPYDLLQVGRKLSFNLGDIFPNLSYPIVTALDRGDLDSLYEAQTKHAPGQMGDNATKDFILRHVFEIAPELIKQPSDLLRVLLRRHYHAQRIPAILDDRLIQLLRQRNTFDDWPLETLVPDREAFFMFLQERWPIFLDREAAKGFGVREDKGPYGLAVEGPVDLPFDHQDIRGYIDNLFLEGLLHPVFHEYTDILSKIWVNIGIRTDPSQDRSSRLKKLIESLQASTPAEDARYIDWFHFARGWAEMVLLSNQQGEVISEKTTLSIESLQTHVDARFAAWLEKRYAGLVNLPPVPPVMLHHVPRFLARQIGGDRVAKIALLLVDGLSLDQWIVVREALASRQSGLLFREEMVFAWIPSITSVSRQAAFSGKPPIFFPNSIQTTDKESALWTQFWADEGFLPSQVVYARGLGDGSLESITEALSHPQARVAGLVIDKVDKIMHGMELGTAGMHNQVCQWAQQSYINTLLGLLLDRGFRIYLTSDHGNIEAEGCGHPAEGAVADLRGERVRVYSDAVLRNKVKERFPTALEWNPIGLPEDYLALLAPARQAFVRKGEGIVSHGGISIEELIVPLVQIERRVS; this is encoded by the coding sequence ATGAATAGCTGGCGCGATCAAATCCTGAAGGAGTTCACCCCGAAGGTCGCACTACTTACCTTGGTGGCCGACCCGGACGGGCTTCTGCTTGAAGAGCGGATTCTCGAGGGTATCCGCGAGCGTGGATTCGATCTCATCCCCTTTGAGGACCACGTTGCTTTCCGCTACGCCTATGAATCGAAATTCCGCGCCAGGTGGGATCGTGGTGAACAGACCGACCTTGTGGTGGTGTTGCGGTCACCATCAAACGACCTCGCCGCTCTGCCCTATGACCTCCTTCAGGTCGGTCGCAAGCTTTCCTTCAACCTGGGCGACATCTTCCCTAATCTCAGCTATCCGATTGTTACAGCCCTGGACCGGGGAGACCTCGATTCCCTCTATGAGGCCCAGACAAAACATGCACCCGGTCAGATGGGCGACAATGCGACCAAAGATTTTATTCTCCGGCACGTTTTTGAAATCGCCCCGGAGCTAATCAAGCAGCCATCGGATTTGCTTCGAGTTCTCCTCCGGCGCCATTACCATGCTCAGCGAATTCCAGCGATCCTTGATGATCGGTTGATCCAGCTGCTGCGCCAAAGGAATACCTTTGACGACTGGCCGCTTGAAACCCTCGTTCCGGACCGGGAGGCCTTCTTTATGTTCCTTCAGGAGCGCTGGCCGATCTTCCTCGACCGCGAGGCAGCCAAAGGGTTCGGCGTCCGGGAAGACAAAGGGCCCTATGGTTTGGCTGTGGAGGGTCCTGTTGACCTCCCATTCGATCACCAAGATATCCGGGGCTACATCGATAATCTGTTTCTCGAGGGGTTGCTTCACCCTGTGTTCCACGAGTATACGGATATCCTTTCTAAAATATGGGTGAATATCGGCATTCGAACTGACCCATCCCAAGACCGATCCAGTCGCCTTAAGAAGCTCATTGAGAGCTTACAGGCATCCACCCCGGCAGAGGACGCGAGGTACATAGATTGGTTTCATTTTGCTCGTGGGTGGGCAGAGATGGTATTACTGTCGAATCAGCAAGGCGAGGTCATCTCTGAAAAGACCACCTTGAGCATCGAGAGTCTGCAAACTCACGTGGATGCCCGTTTCGCCGCATGGCTTGAGAAGCGGTACGCCGGCCTCGTGAACTTGCCGCCGGTCCCGCCGGTTATGCTTCACCACGTTCCTCGTTTCTTGGCCCGCCAGATCGGAGGGGATCGGGTCGCTAAGATTGCGCTGCTCCTGGTAGATGGCCTTTCTCTGGACCAATGGATTGTCGTCCGTGAAGCGCTTGCCTCACGACAGTCCGGTCTCCTCTTCAGGGAGGAAATGGTGTTCGCCTGGATTCCCTCGATTACCTCCGTTTCGCGGCAGGCCGCTTTCTCTGGCAAGCCGCCGATCTTCTTTCCGAATAGCATTCAGACCACTGATAAGGAGTCGGCGCTGTGGACGCAGTTTTGGGCCGACGAAGGGTTCTTGCCGAGCCAAGTTGTGTACGCAAGGGGATTGGGTGACGGCAGCCTGGAAAGCATCACGGAGGCACTTTCCCATCCCCAAGCAAGAGTCGCCGGGCTGGTCATCGACAAGGTCGACAAGATCATGCACGGGATGGAACTGGGCACAGCGGGCATGCACAACCAGGTGTGCCAATGGGCTCAGCAGTCTTACATAAATACGCTTCTCGGTCTCCTTCTGGATCGGGGATTCCGCATCTACCTGACCTCTGACCATGGCAATATCGAAGCGGAAGGGTGCGGCCATCCCGCGGAAGGGGCCGTAGCAGATTTGCGCGGTGAACGCGTTCGCGTTTATTCCGACGCAGTTCTTCGTAACAAAGTGAAGGAGCGTTTTCCTACGGCGCTGGAATGGAACCCTATAGGCCTCCCGGAGGACTATCTTGCCCTCCTGGCCCCTGCTCGGCAGGCGTTTGTTCGCAAAGGAGAAGGCATCGTCAGTCATGGCGGAATTTCGATCGAGGAGCTCATTGTCCCTCTAGTCCAAATCGAAAGGAGGGTCTCATGA